A region of the Candidatus Methylomirabilis oxygeniifera genome:
GGACAACAATAGCTGCCACCACCACGAGGGCAGCCCACGCCAGTACGCGACCAATCTTATCCAGGTTGGCCTGCAACGGGGTCCTGCCGGTTTCGACCGTCTGGAGCATTTGGGCAATCTTGCCAAACTCAGTATTCATGCCCGTCGCAACGACAACCGCGCGACCCCGGCCATAGGTCGCGGCGGTACCGGCGTAGGCCAGATTCTTACGATCGCCCAAGGCTAATAATTCACCATTCGTAAGCGGTGCGGCGTGCTTATCCACCGGAACCGACTCGCCCGTCAGTGCGGCCTCTTCGATATGCAGATTGACGGCCTCAATCAATCTGACATCGGCGGGAATTTTATCGCCTGCTCGCAAAAGGACGACATCGCCAGGCACGAGGGCGCGCGCCGGGATTTCAACTTCCTCCCTATCGCGGAGGGCGGTTGCGGTCGGTGCGGCCATTTGGCGCAATACCTCGGTCGCGCGTTCGGCCCGGTATTCCTGCGCAAAACCTAACAGCACGGCAAACAGCACAATGACGGCAATGGCAATGGCTTCAATTCCATGTCCAAGGAAGGCGGACAGCGCCGTCGCCACAAGCAGAATGACAATCAGGATATTCTTGAACTGCTCAAAGAAAATCGTCCATGGCGAGATGCGGTGGGCGGCTTGCAGTTCATTCGGCCCATATTCGGCTAAGCGTTGGGCCGCCTCCGCCCCTGTGAGACCGGTGGGTGTGGATTTCAGGTGAGCAAAGATGGTTTCGTTGGAGAGGGTATGCCAGAGGGTAGGGTCGAACCCTAGTCGGGATTTAGGAGGGCCCATCGCTCGGCCGATGCTCGCCTCGCAAGTAGGCCACCCAGTACACGCCTGCAACGAGCAGAGTTCCGCCGACTACGTTGCCGGCGGTCACAGCAACGAGGTTGCTCGTGATCCCAACGACTGATATCGTCCCGTCGCCGTCCAGCGCAAGTCCGAGGGGCAGGAAGAACCAGTTGGCGATCGAGTGCTCAAAGCCCATCGCCACGAAGGCGGTAATGGGAAAGAGAATCGCTAGAATCTTGTCGGTCGCGCTGCGGCCGCCCAGGGCAAGCCACACCGCCAGACAGACCAGCGCGTTACACAGAATGCCGCGCGCGAAGGCCTCGGTCACTGGCAGGTCGGCCTTCGCGCGAGCGATATTGATAGCCGTTTCGGCGATAGCGCCACCGCCCAGACCGGCAACGTTGGCCCACACAACGAGCAGTACCGTAGCCAGACAGCCGCTCACATTGCCCACGTAGGCCAGGAACCAGTTGCGCATGACCTCTCGGGTGCCGATCAGTTTGCTCGCCCAAGCCATGGCGATCAGGTTATTCCCGGTAAATAGCTCGGCGCCCGCAATCACGACGAGGATCAGACCGAGGCAGAAGCTTACGCCGCCGACCAACCGCGTCATACCGAACCCGAGGGTCGATTTAGTTACCGCAACGATGAAAAAGAGCGCGCCGAGCGAGATAAAGGCGCCGGCCAGGACGGCCAGCACCAGCAGCGTCAGCGCATCGGTACGCGCCTTCGCCACACCGAGGCTTTCGACCTTCCGCGCAATCTCTCGCGGCGGATAGGCGTCACTGAAGGGCTGGTCTTTATCCATTCGCCTGGCGCCCGTTCACAACGTGGTATCGCCTACCGACAAGCGTCTCGATTGCTTTGTGAGTGGACACAGCGTTCCGTGTCTCACTTTCCCTTTACGTGTCGCATCTCACTCGCTACGGCCTTGATTTCCGCAAGGTCCTGAACCATCTCGCTCCAGCCGTACCAGAGAGCGTAGTCGGGGTTCGCGTGAAACGTACCCTGGAAGGCTCGCATGCGGTGCTCCAGGAACATCCGGAAAAGCCGCAGCTCTACCGGCGTCGCCGCGTCGTGGAACGTGAGCAGGTCGGGAAAAGCGTGCGCGTAGGACGCAGGCTTCGCGATGATCCCGTCCTTGTAGAGACCCGCAACCACCCGGATCGCCTCCGCCATCAGGCGATCGGTCTGCCGTATCATATCGTCGCCCTTCGCCAGTTCCGCCTTGGCGAAGTTCTCCGAATGGCAGCGGCGGCAGACTGCAATCATCTTATCGCGCTCGGCCTGCCACTCTTCCTGAGTCAGCCGGGCCACCGCAGCGGCCTTGACGACGTCGAGCCGCGCCGTCGGCTTCCCGTCCGGGTCGAGAACGCCCAACCCCTGCAGGATCGTTGCCCGGTCCGCCGCCCATTGCTTGTCCTCTGGCATCGTGAGCCGCACGGCCAGGAACCCCCACCCGGTCTTCACGCCATGGTCGCCGTCCGGCATATGGCACGTCTGGCAGGTCGGCGCCGCGGCTTGCCCCGGCAGGACACCGGCCTGCTTCAGCAGATATCTCACCCCGTGCTTCGATGAGGAATACATCTCCCACTGCGGGTGATCAAAACCCATGTGGCAGGTCTGGCACGCCTGCGGCTGGCGCGCCTCCTCGACAGAGAAGGTGTGGCGGGTATGGCATGCATCGCAGGAGGCTACCCCGAACGCGTGCCCCTCGCCCGAGAGGTCCCGAATCTCCTTCTCACTCTTGAGGCCGATCTTGTGGCACCCCCCACACCCTTTCATCCCCTCCGTGAGAGCCATCGGCAGATAGTGCGTCGTCGGCATCGCCTTCATCGCCGCCCAGGCGGCGGCGTGCTTGCCACGCTTGAACTGCGCCACACGCTCAGCATGGCAAATACTGCAAGTCTCAGGTGTCGGAATATCGGCTTTCGCTGTATCCATAGCGCTCGTGTGCCCATCCCCGTGGCAGGCCGCACACTCGACGCCGTTGCGGGCGTGCTTGGAGAGTTGCCAGTCCTCCACGATTCCGGGTGACTCCTGCTTGTGGCACCCGATGCAGTTCTGCGTAGGCGTGGCTGCCGCGCCCTGTGCAAGGGCACTGCCTCCTGGCGAAATCGCGGCACACGCCACCCACGCGAGCAATCCCAACACTGCGAAACGAATACACGACGCCACCTTAATTGCTCCTTTTTCCTGATGGACTACTACCCGCTTACAAATGGGCTTTCACCAGCAGCCGGTCGCTCGCCACGGCCAGCCGGGACACCTCCACCTCCACAACGACCGCTTGGTCCCGGTCCCGACACAGCGGGCGTAGGCAGGCGCGCTCAGCGTCTTCAAGCGCTGGTTGGGCCGCATACCCTTCGGTTCGGCCTCACGACCCCGGCCGACTGACCCCATGAAATGGAATACGAGTCAACTCCGCTTCGTCTCGGCGTAGGGCGCTTGAGCAAATCGGATGCCCATTGCCCGCAGTGCCTCTTTGCCTCGAATCGTCAAGTCCGTGATGAACAGGAATTGGTCGCGGCTCTCCTTCACGTAGGCCTTCAGTCGGTATTGTGTGCCCCAGGGCATCTCCAACACGATCACGGTTACTGGTGTTTCTGACTTTCGGTAGGAACTGGTTTCCGCAATCTCCGCCAACCGCCGTCGCACGGCTCCGGCATCATGGTCGGGGTGCAGGTAGAACTCCGCCACGCATAACAGGCTTCTGCTGCCGCTGCTGGCGTTGGAGATGCTGGCCGTCCAGAGCAGCGAATGCGGAATGATCACTTCGGTATCGTCGGGTGTGACAATGCGCACGGCTCGGAGGGCAATGGTTTTGACCTCACCGTAGGTACCGCCCACCTCGATCCAGTCTCCTGGCTGGTAGGTGTTCTCCAGCACAGTCGCCAGTCCGGCAACCAGGCTGCTCGCGTAGTCCTTAAGCGCAAAAGCCAAGGCCAGACCTACGGTCGCTATCAGCGCAGCAACGCTGCGAAAGGTCGGCTCAACCAGAATCGGTACCGCGACCATGATGGCACCGGCACCGATAAGCAGGCGCGCAATTGGCATCGCGCGCAGGATCGAGAGACGCCAGCGAGGCGGAGCGTTCTCGGCGAAATGGCGGAGGACCCACCGGACGGCGAAGGACAGCAGCCTGGCCGAAAATAAGATGGCCAGGACAAGCAGCACGTGCTGCCAAGTGAGCCTTTGCAAGAGGCCCCACGCATTAAGCTCTTCGCTCATCTAACGTTCTCTCCGTCCTCAGAGAGTCGTTATGACCTAGCGGAGTCTGGCGCTAACCTGCCCTTAGGTGAGCACACTCACCTAAGCGAGCCCGGTGCAACGACCAATTCGGCCACCGCAGGCAGCCTCCCGCTGGCGGAGCAGCCGTCGGAGGAACTCGCCTATGCCGGAGCCGGTGGCATGCGGTAGCCGGTCCACAAGCTACATGTCCCGCGGCAACAGGAATCTGACCCATCTCTCCTCCTGATATGTCCAAAGGCGCCCGCTATGCCCTTTCGCAGAGCGAAGCCGGCGGATGAGACATGCTGACGGTCAGATAATCAAACTCTGTTCTATCAGTCGGCCAGAACGTGTGTCGTCTCGTAGCCGAGTCGTTCGGAGAGCTTGATCGCCGCCGTCTTGACGAGCGGGGCGATCTCATGTTCGATCCGGTCAAGGGAAAACCGCGACGCGGGACCGGACAGACCGATGCTGGCCACCACCTTTCGAGAATAGTCGCGCACGGGGGCGGCAATACATCGCACTCCAGGCTCGTACTCTTCATTATCCACGGCAAACCCAAGCCTGGCCACTTCACGGAGATGCTCCCGGAATGCCTGCGGATCGGTAATCGTGTGCTCGGTGAGTTTGCGCATCGGCTCGTCTTGAAGGATGCTGTCCAACCGGTCGGCCGACTCGTAGGCCAGTTGTGCCTTTCCTGCAGCGGTGCAATGCACCGGGAGACGCCGCCCTGGAAACGATGCGACCCGAACCATCAGGGTCGTGTCCTGAACAAGGACATAGATAACCTCCGATCCATCCAGAACGGCCAGATAGGCAGTTTCATTACACTGGCTCACCAGCTCTTCGATGATCGGCCGGGCCTGGCGCCGAAAGCCGAGATGATGGAGGAAGACGTTGGCCAGCTCGAACGGCTTGATCCCAAGGTGGTAGTTGGCGGTCTTTTTGTCCTGCTCAATATAGCCTCGTACCTCAAGGGTAGCCAGTAGTCGAAAGACGTTATTTTTAGGCAGGTGGAGCTTCTCGGCGAGTTCCGTCACGCCTAACTCCCCTGTCTGATAATCAAACGACTCCAGGATATCAAGCGCTCGATCGACAGACTGGACGAGATAATCGGCCTTTTCTTTCTTTCGATGGTCCATGCACTCCTCGTATACCCTTCGGTAAAACAAGGTAACGCTTGCTCGACACATAGTCAGGTGGCAGGAAAAACGGTGTGACTATAAAAGGGCGTTCTATTTTTGTCAACGCAAAAATGACAGGCCTAAATGACCGGCCGTTCGTCAAAGATCGCCGTGCCAATCCGAACCAGCGTAGCCCCTTCTTCGATGGCGATCTCGTAATCGTGGCTCATCCCCATCGAGAGGTGACGGAGCGGACAGTCGGGACAGGCCCTGGCCGCCTCGTCTCGTAGCAGCCGGAGCCTGCGAAAGAACGGTCGGACGTCCTCGGGATTCCTGCGAAAGGGCGGGACGGCCATCAGGCCTTCGATAACCAGATGAGTGAACTGGCGACACGATTCGAGCAGCGGCACGAGGTCGTGTTCGAGCACACCGGTCTTACTCGGCTCGCCACCGAGGTTGACCTCTACGAGAACCCGTATCTGCTTCGCCAAGGCGGCCCCATGCCGGTCCAGGGCAACAGCCAGCTTGACAGAATCGAGCGAATGGATCAGCCCAAACAGCTCAGCAGCAGACCGACTCTTGTTTGTCTGTAAGTGACCGATCAGATGCCATGTGACCGGGAGCGAACTCAAGAGGGCCATCTTATCCGACGCCTCCTGGACCCGATTCTCGCCCAGC
Encoded here:
- a CDS encoding protein of unknown function (Evidence 5 : No homology to any previously reported sequences), with the translated sequence MLPSEPLQEAPRIKLFAHLTFSPSSESRYDLAESGANLPLGEHTHLSEPGATTNSATAGSLPLAEQPSEELAYAGAGGMR
- a CDS encoding Transcriptional regulator, IclR family; translated protein: MDHRKKEKADYLVQSVDRALDILESFDYQTGELGVTELAEKLHLPKNNVFRLLATLEVRGYIEQDKKTANYHLGIKPFELANVFLHHLGFRRQARPIIEELVSQCNETAYLAVLDGSEVIYVLVQDTTLMVRVASFPGRRLPVHCTAAGKAQLAYESADRLDSILQDEPMRKLTEHTITDPQAFREHLREVARLGFAVDNEEYEPGVRCIAAPVRDYSRKVVASIGLSGPASRFSLDRIEHEIAPLVKTAAIKLSERLGYETTHVLAD
- the yggS gene encoding putative enzyme (Evidence 3 : Function proposed based on presence of conserved amino acid motif, structural feature or limited homology; Product type pe : putative enzyme); amino-acid sequence: MKKGGLTERVKDRIEQVRQRMAEAAHRVGRDPDEIALVAVTKTVPIPRIREAIDVGVMLLGENRVQEASDKMALLSSLPVTWHLIGHLQTNKSRSAAELFGLIHSLDSVKLAVALDRHGAALAKQIRVLVEVNLGGEPSKTGVLEHDLVPLLESCRQFTHLVIEGLMAVPPFRRNPEDVRPFFRRLRLLRDEAARACPDCPLRHLSMGMSHDYEIAIEEGATLVRIGTAIFDERPVI
- a CDS encoding MscS Mechanosensitive ion channel, with the translated sequence MSEELNAWGLLQRLTWQHVLLVLAILFSARLLSFAVRWVLRHFAENAPPRWRLSILRAMPIARLLIGAGAIMVAVPILVEPTFRSVAALIATVGLALAFALKDYASSLVAGLATVLENTYQPGDWIEVGGTYGEVKTIALRAVRIVTPDDTEVIIPHSLLWTASISNASSGSRSLLCVAEFYLHPDHDAGAVRRRLAEIAETSSYRKSETPVTVIVLEMPWGTQYRLKAYVKESRDQFLFITDLTIRGKEALRAMGIRFAQAPYAETKRS
- a CDS encoding Hydroxylamine oxidase precursor, which produces MASCIRFAVLGLLAWVACAAISPGGSALAQGAAATPTQNCIGCHKQESPGIVEDWQLSKHARNGVECAACHGDGHTSAMDTAKADIPTPETCSICHAERVAQFKRGKHAAAWAAMKAMPTTHYLPMALTEGMKGCGGCHKIGLKSEKEIRDLSGEGHAFGVASCDACHTRHTFSVEEARQPQACQTCHMGFDHPQWEMYSSSKHGVRYLLKQAGVLPGQAAAPTCQTCHMPDGDHGVKTGWGFLAVRLTMPEDKQWAADRATILQGLGVLDPDGKPTARLDVVKAAAVARLTQEEWQAERDKMIAVCRRCHSENFAKAELAKGDDMIRQTDRLMAEAIRVVAGLYKDGIIAKPASYAHAFPDLLTFHDAATPVELRLFRMFLEHRMRAFQGTFHANPDYALWYGWSEMVQDLAEIKAVASEMRHVKGK
- the focA gene encoding putative formate transporter 1 (Formate channel 1) (Evidence 3 : Function proposed based on presence of conserved amino acid motif, structural feature or limited homology) → MDKDQPFSDAYPPREIARKVESLGVAKARTDALTLLVLAVLAGAFISLGALFFIVAVTKSTLGFGMTRLVGGVSFCLGLILVVIAGAELFTGNNLIAMAWASKLIGTREVMRNWFLAYVGNVSGCLATVLLVVWANVAGLGGGAIAETAINIARAKADLPVTEAFARGILCNALVCLAVWLALGGRSATDKILAILFPITAFVAMGFEHSIANWFFLPLGLALDGDGTISVVGITSNLVAVTAGNVVGGTLLVAGVYWVAYLRGEHRPSDGPS
- a CDS encoding protein of unknown function (Evidence 5 : No homology to any previously reported sequences) — its product is MARRSLTNGRSFRPVIFALTKIERPFIVTPFFLPPDYVSSKRYLVLPKGIRGVHGPSKERKGRLSRPVCRSSA